The nucleotide sequence AACAACACGCAGATTCAACCTGTCCGCGTTGGCTGATACGTCTGCGTTGGCTGATACGTCTGCGTTGGCTGATACAGAGCCTCAATGTTCTGAAGCCGTTGCCAATCATACACGGCATGAGTATTCCTGCCTACTTGCACAGTAAAAATAACCACAAACCCTACCATCCATTGACACAACTCATGCCGGACATAGGGATTATTTACCTGGCAACCACAAAAATGCACCTATACTTCTGTTCCTGAAAGGCAGATGCAGGGCAAGGCTATGTCACAGCCAGAAAAGCTCTACCACAAAATGGCACACAGGGCAGGTGTGGCATTCTCCGCTACCAACCCACTGATTGACCACTGGCTGGGCAGTTGGAACCATAGCAACCCCTTGCTGGATATTGGTTGTGGTAACTGTCACAACAGCCTGGTAGCCATCAACAATGGTGCCAGAGTCTATGCCACCGAGATTGACGAGGGCAGCCTGCAGTTGCTTCAGCAGGAGCATCATGACAAAGCCGAACGGCTCAGTTTTCATCTGGCTAAACTACCTGACAGCATGCCCCTGCCTGATAATTATTTTTCAGGCATACTCTGTTCGGAGGTCTTCCACTTTCTAAACCACGAAGAAACCCTTGCTGCAATACAACAACTTCGACGTTTATTAATTCCCGATGGGAAGGTTGTATTAACCTGTGGCTGTGAAGACTCGCAAATGTTTAAAAAAGTTAACCTGAAAGGAATAAAAGTCGCTCAGCGGAAAAAGCACCCTGACCGCCTTGACCCTGTTGATGGTATTCTCAGTCTCATTGACGAGGCGTTGAGTCATTACGAACCTGATCCTGAAGCCAGAGAATTGAGAGACTTAGCCTACTCAATAATGCCCAGAAGCTATTTCAATTTTTTTAATCCCGACCAGCTGGCTCATGCTTTTTCTGATGCGGGTTTCAGTATTGACCTGATCACAACAGGCCCGGCACTTCATTATCCTGCACTGGAACATGGAGATCACGATCAGGTAAGAC is from Endozoicomonas gorgoniicola and encodes:
- a CDS encoding class I SAM-dependent methyltransferase; the protein is MSQPEKLYHKMAHRAGVAFSATNPLIDHWLGSWNHSNPLLDIGCGNCHNSLVAINNGARVYATEIDEGSLQLLQQEHHDKAERLSFHLAKLPDSMPLPDNYFSGILCSEVFHFLNHEETLAAIQQLRRLLIPDGKVVLTCGCEDSQMFKKVNLKGIKVAQRKKHPDRLDPVDGILSLIDEALSHYEPDPEARELRDLAYSIMPRSYFNFFNPDQLAHAFSDAGFSIDLITTGPALHYPALEHGDHDQVRLVAGKL